Proteins encoded in a region of the Dendropsophus ebraccatus isolate aDenEbr1 chromosome 11, aDenEbr1.pat, whole genome shotgun sequence genome:
- the AKAP17A gene encoding A-kinase anchor protein 17A, translating to MAASTIVHDTSEAVELCHLHGLYLKPISKMIISVALPQLKQPGKSISNWEVMERLKGMVSNHQFSTLRISKSTMDFIRFEGEVENKSLVKAFIAALDGKSIKLSGFSDILKVRAAEYKIDFPTRHDWDSFFRDAEDMNENLPGERPDTIHLEGLPCKWFASKDSGTEKPNEEVLVKVFSVFGEIRNVDIPMLDPYREEMTGRNFHTFSFGGHLNFEAYVQYKEYVGFVKAMNALRGMKLMHKGEDGKAVACNIKVSFDTTKHLSEASIKKRQLERQKLQELELKREEQKRKEKEAEERQKEEERKQKELEELEKEKKRKDKIKRKEEKQREREARKNKKKLQKLQVEEQKRLQEKIRFEERKLLLAQRNLQSIRLIVELLSRVKTAKIREQEEKEAERIRLLQLEERRRQQEAELRRVEEEKQRTLSLHRKERELREKLLNSLLNRNLCSASHIKEDPKPQQIYPLKPSENLPRDLFMNYVTSTSTQTPPDYEPLRPYIHYANSTLHAANGVYVEDSPLQEYKQVNITNAGRPLYSLTSILGNKMHHENSASKDSGLQLKESETRQSKVEIGDTPRQSKSSKYSQDTEHKQKTKYKRDLSREEGDRKKVKKSHKKHSSRDRSPRRRSVSTERSNNKGKEKIRYSHRDKKYHRRSYSKERRSWSS from the exons ATGGCTGCCTCAACTATAGTGCATGATACTTCCGAAGCTGTGGAGCTATGTCATCTGCACGGCCTTTATCTGAAGCCCATCTCAAAAATGATCATCAGCGTGGCGCTGCCTCAACTAAAGCAGCCTGGGAAATCTATCTCCAACTGGGAAGTGATGGAACGGCTGAAGGGCATGGTGAGCAACCATCAGTTCTCCACACTGCGCATTTCCAAGAGCACCATGGACTTCATCCGCTTTGAGGGAGAGGTGGAGAACAAGAGCTTGGTGAAAGCTTTCATAGCAGCTTTGGATGGTAAAAGTATAAAGCTGAGCGGCTTCTCTGATATTCTGAAGGTCAGAGCGGCTGAATATAAAATCGATTTCCCCACAAGACACGACTGGGACTCTTTCTTTCGAGATGCAGAAGACATGAATGAAAACTTACCCGGAGAAAGACCAGACACAATTCATCTAGAAGGCCTTCCTTGCAAGTGGTTTGCTTCCAAAGATTCTGGCACAGAGAAGCCGAATGAAGAAGTCCTGGTAAAGGTTTTTAGTGTGTTtggtgagatcaggaatgtggatATACCTATGCTCGACCCATACAGAGAAGAAATGACTGGTAGGAACTTCCATACGTTTAGTTTTGGTGGCCACTTGAACTTTGAAGCTTATGTCCAATACAAGGAGTATGTCGGCTTTGTGAAGGCAATGAATGCTTTGCGCGGTATGAAGCTTATGCATAAAGGTGAAGATGGAAAAGCTGTGGCTTGTAATATAAAG GTCTCATTTGACACAACCAAGCATCTAAGTGAGGCATCAATTAAAAAGCGACAGCTCGAGCGTCAGAAATTACAAGAACTAGAACTGAAGAGAGAGGAACAGAAGAGAAAAGAGAAGGAAGCTGAAGAAAGACAGAAAGAGGAGGAACG CAAGCAAAAAGAACTGGAAGAGTTGGAAAAAGAGAAGAAACGTAAAGATAAGATAAAAAGGAAGGAGGAGAAGCAGAGAGAGCGGGAAGCTCGTAAGAACaagaaaaaattacaaaaactgcAGGTGGAAGAGCAAAAGAGATTGCAGGAGAAAATCCGATTTGAGGAGAGAAAGCTTTTACTGGCTCAGAGGAATTTACAATCCATCAGGTTAATTGTGGAGCTTCTAAGCAGAGTGAAG ACTGCAAAGATTCGcgagcaggaggagaaggaagcagAGAGAATTCGTCTCTTGCAGCTGGAAGAACGAAGAAGACAACAAGAAGCAGAACTAAGACGAGTTGAGGAGGAGAAACAACGAACACTGAGTTTACACCGGAAGGAGAGAGAGTTGAGAGAAAAGTTGTTGAACAGTCTTCTGAACAGGAACTTGTGCTCTGCCTCCCATATTAAAGAAGATCCTAAACCTCAGCAGATTTACCCTCTAAAACCCAGTGAAAACCTCCCTCGTGACTTATTCATGAACTATGTCACATCTACCtcaacacaaaccccaccagaCTACGAGCCACTCAGGCCTTACATCCACTATGCAAATTCAACTCTTCATGCAGCAAATGGAGTCTATGTAGAAGACTCCCCACTCCAGGAATACAAGCAGGTTAATATCACTAATGCAGGGCGACCGCTCTATTCACTTACCAGCATTCTAGGCAATAAAATGCATCATGAAAATTCAGCCAGTAAGGATTCAGGTTTACAGTTGAAGGAAAGTGAAACACGTCAAAGTAAAGTCGAGATAGGTGACACTCCTAGACAGTCAAAATCAAGTAAGTACAGTCAGGACACAGAGCACAAACAAAAGACTAAATACAAACGGGACTTGAGTAGGGAGGAGGGTGATCGGAAAAAGGTAAAGAAGTCCCATAAGAAGCACTCGTCTAGAGATCGCAGCCCGCGGAGAAGAAGCGTCAGTACAGAACGTAGCAACaacaaagggaaagaaaaaattaGGTACAGTCATAGAGACAAGAAGTACCACCGCAGATCATACAGCAAAGAAAGGAGATCCTGGAGTAGTTGA